TTTTCGTTGATGAAGCAAAGTCCGTCACCGTTGTTTAATAATTCGCCGTTTTCGATTTCGTAAGCACCGCCAACAGTTCGGATTAATTTACCGATATATTGTCCTTTTGATTTTGGGCTTTCCCAAGAACCAATTGAACTGTGTCTGTCGTTTACGAAATAATCGGTATAACCACGATTGAAAGTTCTGTTTAGTGCAGAATCAAAAGTATAAGTACATTTTCCAGAAGAAGCTTTAATGTATTTGTCGCTTCCTTCTAAATAACTGTCTAATTTTTGACGTAAATAAGAAACGTTGTTTTTAACGTAAGCGACATCTTTTAGACGGCCTTCGATTTTGAAAGAAACAATTCCAGCTTCAATCAAATTAGGAATCTGATCTGAAATATCTAAATCTTTAATCGAAAGCAAGTGACTGTTTCTGATTAAAGTATCTCCGTTTCCGTCAATTAAGTTATAAGGTAAACGGCAGTTTTGTGCGCATGAACCACGATTTGCGCTTCGTTCTCCGTTTGCCACACTCATATAACAGTTTCCACTGAAGGATACACATAAAGCTCCCGTTACGAAAAACTCTAATTCAACATCTGCGTGGTCGTAGATTGTTTTAATTTGATGCAGGTTTAATTCACGTGCTAAAACCACACGTTTGATACCAGCGTCTTTCAGGAATTTGATTTTATCAGCATCACGATTATTGGCTTGTGTACTGGCATGAAGTACGATAGGAGGTAAGTCCATTTCCATAATTGCCATATCTTGAATAATCAAGGCATCAACACCAATACCGTATAACTCCCAGATCATGGCACGACACGTTTCTAATTCGTTGTCGTATAAAATGGTATTCATTACCACAAAAACCTGTGCGTTAAATAAATGCGCATATTTTACTAGTTCAGCAACATCTTCGATTGAGTTGTTAGCATTAGAACGTGCGCCAAATTGCGGTGCACCAATATATACGGCATCGGCACCACTATTTATGGCTGCGATTCCTCCAATTAAATCTCTAGCAGGAGCTAATATTTCGATTTTCTTCTTCATTACTAAAACTTTAGACTTTTGTGGTATTCCCGAAAAAAAGTGTGCAAAGGTCTAATAAATATTCCGAGTTTGCTAGTGATGAAGCGATTTTTTTGAATTTGTTAACTTAATATGGAATGATGATAAACGTGAGATTATTTTTTAATGTACAATTTTAGGATTTTATTATCGGGGATAATTTCTACTATTCCACCGCGGATTCCCATAAAAATGTGATTTTTGTTTTCAATGATTAAAGAATTCGGGTAAAGGCTTTCCCAGAAACCATTAATTTTATTTTCAATTTTCCAATTGTTTATAATTATGAAATTGGAAAAAGTGGCCATATAAAGTCGGTTATTAAAAATCTGGAAAACTT
This portion of the Flavobacterium panacagri genome encodes:
- a CDS encoding peptidase U32 family protein translates to MKKKIEILAPARDLIGGIAAINSGADAVYIGAPQFGARSNANNSIEDVAELVKYAHLFNAQVFVVMNTILYDNELETCRAMIWELYGIGVDALIIQDMAIMEMDLPPIVLHASTQANNRDADKIKFLKDAGIKRVVLARELNLHQIKTIYDHADVELEFFVTGALCVSFSGNCYMSVANGERSANRGSCAQNCRLPYNLIDGNGDTLIRNSHLLSIKDLDISDQIPNLIEAGIVSFKIEGRLKDVAYVKNNVSYLRQKLDSYLEGSDKYIKASSGKCTYTFDSALNRTFNRGYTDYFVNDRHSSIGSWESPKSKGQYIGKLIRTVGGAYEIENGELLNNGDGLCFINENNEADGIYVNKAENGKVYPNVLKEVKDGTFIYRNNDAAFIKIVEREDSAVRKLSTTLLLTETENGFELIATDEDGNVSTVNLEHPKEQTKTGESIEENIKIQLAKTGFTPYTADEINIMFSQNWFLPISKINEMRRTVYDQLTEIRLANYVREEHQLVKTSHPYPETKLDFMYNVSNKTARKFYERHGVTEIEKAFELQWDPGKSRVMTTKYCIKYELKKCPIHQKDIVGVKVKEPLVLKQGELEYKLKFNCKPCEMEIWEKDAEFEIEEDHFH